One window of the Chitinophaga niabensis genome contains the following:
- the uvrB gene encoding excinuclease ABC subunit UvrB, with the protein MPFKLQAPYKPAGDQPNAIRLLTEGIQDGERFQTLLGVTGSGKTFTMANVIQNTQKPTLVLTHNKTLVAQLYGELRQFFPDNAVEYFVSYYDYYQPEAYMPVSDTYIEKDLAINEELDKLRLRATSNLLSGRRDIIVVASVSCIYGMGNPTDFENGIIRIHKGMTIGRNTLLHGLVNALYSRTTGDFNRSNFRVQGDTVDINLPYVDYGYRITFFGDEIEEIESFDVSNGKRIMTLDTAAIFPANLYIAPKDMMVQILHEIQDEMQAQVEYFKKNGKLIEAQRLSERVNYDVEMIRELGYCSGIENYSRFLDRRKPGMRPFCLLDYFPKDFLLVIDESHATIPQVSGMYGGDRSRKLTLVDYGFRLPSALDNRPLNFSEFENLLNQVVFVSATPGEYELKQTEGVVVEQIVRPTGLLDPPIEIRPSKNQVDDLLDEIDRRILKGDRVLVTTLTKKMAEEMDKYLHRINIKSRYIHSEVDTLERVEILRDLRLGNIDVVVGVNLLREGLDLPEVSLVAILDADKEGFLRDERSLTQTAGRAARNVDGLVIFYADKITDSMRRTMDETDRRRQRQREYNAKHGITPMTVRKTKEQIMGSTSVLEIKNFDENSPYAVMDAMGLVTEDPAGYNQDTIKSIPQMEKEIGRVRKNMEKAAKDLDFMEAARLRDQMFTMQNDLENMKRK; encoded by the coding sequence ATGCCTTTTAAGCTCCAAGCACCATATAAACCTGCAGGCGACCAACCCAATGCCATCCGTTTACTCACAGAAGGAATACAGGATGGAGAGCGTTTCCAGACTTTACTGGGGGTTACCGGTTCGGGTAAAACGTTCACTATGGCGAACGTTATCCAGAATACCCAGAAACCTACCCTGGTGCTTACACACAATAAAACCCTCGTTGCCCAATTGTACGGAGAACTTCGTCAGTTCTTTCCGGACAATGCGGTAGAGTATTTTGTAAGTTACTACGATTATTATCAGCCGGAAGCGTATATGCCGGTGAGTGATACTTATATAGAAAAGGACCTGGCCATTAATGAAGAGCTGGATAAATTAAGGCTTCGCGCCACCTCCAACCTTTTATCCGGCAGAAGGGACATTATAGTGGTAGCCAGTGTATCCTGTATATATGGTATGGGTAACCCTACCGATTTTGAAAACGGGATCATCCGCATCCATAAAGGGATGACCATTGGCCGGAACACCTTATTACACGGCTTGGTGAATGCGCTTTATTCCAGGACCACGGGAGATTTCAACCGGAGTAATTTCCGGGTGCAGGGCGATACGGTGGATATTAATCTTCCTTACGTGGATTATGGATACCGGATCACTTTCTTTGGCGATGAGATAGAAGAGATTGAGAGTTTTGATGTGAGTAATGGAAAGCGGATCATGACATTGGATACCGCAGCCATTTTCCCAGCCAATCTTTATATAGCGCCGAAAGACATGATGGTGCAGATCCTGCATGAGATCCAGGACGAGATGCAGGCCCAGGTAGAATACTTTAAAAAGAATGGCAAACTCATAGAAGCACAGCGTTTATCCGAACGCGTTAATTATGATGTGGAAATGATCCGTGAGCTGGGTTATTGCAGTGGCATTGAAAACTATTCCCGCTTCCTTGACAGGAGGAAACCCGGTATGCGCCCATTCTGTTTGCTGGATTATTTCCCGAAAGACTTCCTGCTGGTGATAGATGAAAGCCATGCTACCATTCCACAGGTAAGCGGGATGTATGGTGGAGACCGTTCCCGTAAACTGACGCTGGTGGATTATGGATTCCGTTTACCCTCTGCGCTGGACAACCGGCCGCTTAATTTTTCTGAGTTCGAGAACCTGTTGAACCAGGTGGTTTTTGTAAGTGCCACGCCGGGGGAATATGAACTGAAGCAAACAGAAGGTGTGGTGGTAGAACAGATCGTACGGCCGACAGGGTTATTGGACCCTCCCATTGAGATCCGGCCCAGTAAGAACCAGGTGGATGACCTGCTGGACGAAATAGATAGACGTATATTAAAAGGAGACCGGGTGCTGGTGACCACACTGACCAAGAAAATGGCAGAGGAGATGGACAAGTACCTGCATCGTATTAATATTAAGAGCCGTTACATACACTCTGAGGTGGATACACTGGAGCGGGTAGAGATATTAAGAGACCTGCGCTTAGGTAATATAGATGTGGTAGTGGGTGTGAACCTGTTGCGGGAAGGGCTTGATCTGCCGGAGGTTTCGCTGGTGGCGATACTGGATGCAGATAAAGAGGGTTTTCTGCGGGATGAACGTTCCCTTACCCAAACAGCGGGACGGGCAGCACGGAATGTGGATGGGCTGGTGATCTTTTATGCAGATAAGATCACAGACAGTATGCGCCGTACGATGGATGAAACCGACAGAAGGCGTCAGCGCCAGCGGGAATATAATGCCAAACATGGTATCACGCCTATGACTGTACGTAAAACCAAAGAGCAGATCATGGGATCTACTTCTGTGTTGGAGATCAAGAACTTTGATGAGAATTCTCCTTATGCCGTGATGGATGCGATGGGACTGGTAACAGAAGATCCGGCCGGGTACAACCAGGATACTATTAAGAGTATTCCACAGATGGAAAAGGAGATCGGCAGGGTGCGGAAGAATATGGAGAAGGCGGCAAAGGACCTGGATTTTATGGAAGCGGCCAGATTAAGGGACCAGATGTTTACGATGCAGAACGATCTGGAGAATATGAAGCGGAAATAG
- a CDS encoding S1/P1 nuclease, which produces MKKLLLSALITGLLLSGIQPVKAWGPTGHRVVGEIASWHLTPKAQLAIRNIIGNETLAMISNWPDFIKSDTTNLYKHTSPWHYLDFPGHCSRQEFDKLISEAKGENLYTSILAMIKELKDPATPKARKRFALSFLVHMIGDLHQPLHVGRDEDQGGNKVNVTWFERPTNLHRVWDEHLIDFQQYSYTEYAQILNRVVTTQNKKAYQTGAITDWMWESHVLSDKVYDRTPQGEKLSYRYNYIFMDDLNGQLTKGGIRLAKVLNDIFK; this is translated from the coding sequence ATGAAAAAGCTCCTTTTAAGCGCTCTGATAACAGGGCTATTACTCTCCGGCATCCAACCTGTTAAAGCCTGGGGACCTACAGGCCACCGGGTAGTAGGAGAGATAGCATCCTGGCACCTGACCCCTAAAGCCCAACTCGCTATCCGGAACATCATAGGTAATGAAACCCTCGCCATGATCTCCAACTGGCCGGACTTCATTAAATCAGATACCACTAATTTATATAAACATACCTCCCCCTGGCATTACCTCGATTTTCCGGGTCACTGTTCCCGCCAGGAATTCGACAAATTGATTAGTGAGGCTAAAGGAGAAAACCTCTATACTTCCATCCTTGCCATGATCAAAGAACTGAAAGATCCTGCCACCCCCAAAGCCAGGAAAAGGTTCGCCCTCAGCTTCCTCGTACACATGATAGGGGACCTTCACCAACCCCTGCACGTGGGTAGAGATGAAGATCAGGGTGGAAACAAGGTCAATGTGACATGGTTTGAACGCCCCACCAACCTTCACCGGGTATGGGATGAACACTTAATTGATTTTCAACAATATAGCTACACGGAATATGCCCAGATCCTAAATCGTGTAGTTACCACACAAAATAAAAAAGCCTACCAAACGGGGGCTATTACGGACTGGATGTGGGAATCTCATGTACTTTCTGACAAAGTGTACGACCGTACCCCCCAAGGCGAAAAACTCAGCTACCGGTACAATTATATTTTTATGGACGACCTCAATGGCCAGCTCACAAAAGGGGGTATTCGCCTGGCAAAAGTGCTGAATGATATCTTTAAATGA
- a CDS encoding PfkB family carbohydrate kinase gives MSLTVVGTMAFDDIETPFGKSDKIVGGSASYIAWAASNFVQPVNQVSVIGGDFPQSELDALTKRGVALEGVQVKKDEKSFYWAGKYHLDMNSRDTLVTELNVLADFEPVIPASYQGSEFLILGNLSPQVQMSVINQLSPRPKLIVMDTMNFWMDIALEDLLKTIKMVDVLVVNDSEARQLTGEFSLVKAAKKILTMGPRYLVIKKGEHGALLFHENHVFFAPALPLEDVFDPTGAGDTFAGGFIGHLAKTKDISFENMKTAIIVGSAMASFCVEKFGAARLREISKEDIAARLEQFVELVNFDIDLV, from the coding sequence ATGTCTCTTACCGTAGTTGGCACCATGGCTTTCGATGATATCGAAACACCCTTTGGTAAATCGGATAAAATCGTAGGCGGATCAGCTTCTTATATTGCCTGGGCTGCATCAAACTTTGTACAACCAGTAAACCAGGTTTCTGTGATCGGTGGAGATTTTCCGCAGTCTGAACTGGATGCACTCACCAAAAGAGGGGTTGCATTAGAGGGTGTGCAGGTGAAGAAAGATGAAAAGTCTTTCTACTGGGCAGGTAAATATCACCTGGATATGAACTCCCGTGATACACTGGTTACGGAACTGAATGTACTGGCTGATTTTGAACCGGTTATCCCGGCCAGCTACCAGGGAAGCGAATTCCTGATCCTGGGTAACCTGAGCCCGCAGGTACAGATGAGTGTGATCAATCAACTCAGCCCCCGTCCGAAACTGATTGTAATGGACACCATGAACTTCTGGATGGACATTGCTTTGGAGGACCTGCTGAAGACCATCAAAATGGTAGATGTACTGGTAGTGAATGACAGCGAAGCCCGTCAGCTGACTGGTGAGTTTTCTCTCGTGAAAGCGGCCAAGAAGATCCTGACCATGGGTCCCCGTTACCTGGTGATCAAGAAAGGTGAACATGGCGCATTGCTTTTCCATGAGAACCACGTGTTCTTTGCACCTGCTCTTCCCCTGGAAGATGTATTTGACCCAACCGGTGCAGGTGATACTTTTGCCGGCGGTTTCATAGGCCACCTGGCTAAAACAAAGGATATCTCCTTTGAGAACATGAAAACAGCGATCATCGTTGGTTCGGCAATGGCTTCTTTCTGTGTGGAGAAATTTGGTGCTGCCCGTCTGCGGGAGATCTCTAAAGAAGATATCGCTGCCAGGCTGGAGCAGTTCGTGGAACTGGTGAACTTTGATATTGACCTGGTATAG
- a CDS encoding MATE family efflux transporter, producing MRTITHVTSRTYRLFQLIREALKGDEKVYTTGSINRALILLAIPMMLEMTMESLFALVDAFFVGRLGKAAISTVGLTESVLSLIYAIAVGISMAATAVVARRIGEKDPEGASKAAVQALYLSLGFSVIVSICGIIFSKEILGLMGADAEMIRSGHTYTQIAMGSNLVIVLLFLINGIFRGAGEASIAMRSLWLANILNIILCPLFIYGLGPVPAFGLEGAAIATTIGRGTGVAYQLYHLCSGKRTIQVSWRHIRPEWETIMKMIKLASGGTLQFLIGSASWIFLIRIISQFGEDALAGYTFAIRIIVFAILPAWGVANAAATLVGQNLGAGEPERAEKSVWKAAYLNMIILGFVSIVFIIFAPWMLGFFSKDPAVLAYGIEGLRLISLGYIFYAFGMVMAQSFNGAGDTRTPTIINLIGFWVIQIPLAWFLAIPLKWGPTGVFWAIFIAESIIATMAVIIFRKGKWKKVKV from the coding sequence ATGCGAACTATTACGCACGTTACGTCGCGCACATACAGGCTTTTTCAATTGATCAGGGAAGCGCTGAAAGGAGACGAAAAAGTATACACCACCGGAAGTATCAACCGGGCATTAATATTACTGGCCATTCCCATGATGCTGGAAATGACCATGGAATCACTCTTCGCATTGGTGGATGCGTTCTTTGTGGGAAGATTAGGTAAGGCCGCTATTTCCACTGTGGGTTTAACAGAATCAGTGTTAAGCCTCATTTACGCCATCGCCGTTGGGATCAGTATGGCAGCCACTGCAGTGGTGGCCAGGCGCATTGGAGAAAAAGATCCTGAAGGAGCTTCCAAAGCTGCAGTGCAGGCACTTTACCTGTCGTTAGGATTTTCTGTGATCGTGAGCATTTGCGGGATCATTTTTTCCAAAGAGATATTGGGACTGATGGGTGCAGATGCAGAAATGATCCGTTCGGGACATACCTATACACAGATAGCCATGGGCTCCAATCTCGTGATCGTACTGCTTTTCCTGATCAATGGAATTTTCCGGGGTGCCGGTGAGGCCAGTATTGCTATGAGGAGTTTATGGCTGGCCAATATCCTTAACATTATCCTGTGCCCTTTATTTATATATGGGCTGGGACCTGTTCCTGCATTTGGACTGGAAGGTGCAGCGATAGCCACAACAATTGGCCGTGGTACGGGTGTGGCTTACCAGTTATACCATTTATGCAGTGGTAAAAGAACTATCCAGGTGAGCTGGCGGCATATCCGTCCTGAGTGGGAGACTATTATGAAGATGATCAAACTGGCTTCCGGCGGTACTTTGCAATTCCTTATCGGTTCAGCCAGCTGGATCTTCCTGATCCGCATTATTTCCCAGTTTGGAGAAGATGCACTGGCGGGGTATACTTTCGCCATCCGGATCATTGTATTTGCTATCCTTCCTGCGTGGGGAGTGGCGAATGCAGCTGCTACCCTGGTAGGGCAAAATCTTGGAGCCGGAGAGCCGGAGCGGGCTGAGAAAAGTGTCTGGAAGGCGGCGTATCTAAATATGATCATCCTGGGATTCGTGTCCATTGTGTTCATCATTTTTGCACCCTGGATGCTGGGCTTCTTTTCAAAAGACCCGGCTGTACTGGCTTATGGAATAGAAGGCCTGCGGCTGATCAGCCTCGGGTATATCTTTTATGCCTTCGGTATGGTGATGGCGCAGTCCTTCAATGGAGCCGGAGATACCAGAACGCCTACTATTATTAATTTAATAGGCTTCTGGGTGATACAGATACCGCTGGCCTGGTTCCTGGCCATTCCATTGAAATGGGGGCCTACAGGCGTTTTCTGGGCCATCTTCATTGCAGAGTCCATCATCGCTACCATGGCGGTGATTATATTCAGGAAGGGGAAATGGAAGAAAGTAAAGGTTTAG